One segment of Saprospiraceae bacterium DNA contains the following:
- a CDS encoding glycosyltransferase family 39 protein, which translates to MKRNGIDPLWLFVSLYLAAMFLPRLVPMGMFGDGLLYASMARNLAEGRGSMWAPFFSSGYFVEFASGNPYFENPPLMLWLQAGFFRLLGDPWWVEKLYALLLFVLNAWLIVRVWDTPLRGTLFHGRFGWLPLFFWYLIPVVIWGNPNNLMDNNLLTFCLLSLWCVLQGLSADERWWPRLTLAGLCVYLGFMTKGPVALYPIAAPFLLAAVTAAPSFHKRKIFEGLAQSAWVAVVAAGAFVLMLALVPESKFYFENYWERRLGAVIAGERADALLTGWARLKIFAILATELSVVVVVTLLVAVVFNKKRHERASDEAHRKVRRTGLLFLLLGLAATLPLIASARQSGMYVIPSLPMFALAAGYVCLPAVGRWLEKPSAANTRFLGVIRVISWVGFVALSVHLAWIFGKPARERALLQDLPSIQRLIPEGEKVAVCTSLMNNLHTHTYLQRFHHLELSRDFSTCRFALTEPRCDAEMRETLRQNGFVSADTSTAPTQVHFIYLKKYTSRR; encoded by the coding sequence GTGAAAAGAAATGGTATTGACCCACTTTGGCTGTTTGTAAGCCTGTACCTCGCAGCCATGTTCCTGCCACGATTGGTGCCGATGGGCATGTTTGGCGACGGGTTGCTTTATGCTTCCATGGCTCGCAATCTAGCCGAAGGTCGGGGCAGTATGTGGGCACCTTTTTTCTCGTCAGGTTATTTTGTCGAATTTGCCAGCGGGAACCCGTATTTTGAAAACCCGCCACTCATGCTTTGGCTGCAAGCAGGCTTTTTCCGTTTGTTGGGCGACCCGTGGTGGGTGGAGAAGCTGTACGCGCTCCTATTGTTTGTCCTCAATGCGTGGCTCATCGTGCGGGTATGGGACACGCCCTTGCGCGGCACACTTTTCCACGGGCGTTTTGGATGGTTGCCGCTGTTTTTTTGGTATCTGATTCCGGTTGTTATCTGGGGCAACCCCAACAACCTCATGGACAACAACCTGTTGACTTTTTGCTTGCTGTCGTTGTGGTGTGTGTTGCAGGGCTTGTCTGCCGATGAGCGATGGTGGCCGCGACTGACGCTTGCCGGGCTGTGTGTTTATTTGGGGTTTATGACCAAAGGGCCTGTGGCGCTGTATCCGATAGCAGCGCCTTTTTTGTTGGCGGCTGTCACGGCGGCCCCCTCCTTTCACAAGCGCAAGATATTCGAGGGGCTTGCACAGTCTGCTTGGGTGGCAGTCGTGGCGGCCGGCGCGTTTGTGCTCATGCTTGCTTTGGTGCCTGAATCAAAGTTTTATTTTGAAAATTACTGGGAAAGACGTCTCGGCGCGGTCATCGCGGGGGAGCGGGCGGATGCGTTGCTGACTGGCTGGGCGCGGCTCAAGATATTTGCAATTTTGGCCACAGAGCTATCCGTCGTGGTCGTTGTGACGCTCCTCGTGGCGGTTGTTTTCAATAAAAAAAGGCATGAGCGAGCAAGCGACGAGGCGCATCGAAAAGTTCGGAGGACTGGACTGTTGTTTCTGTTGCTCGGCCTCGCGGCCACCCTGCCACTTATTGCCAGTGCTCGGCAAAGCGGCATGTACGTCATACCCAGCCTTCCGATGTTCGCTTTGGCGGCGGGCTACGTTTGCCTCCCGGCGGTGGGGCGCTGGCTGGAAAAACCAAGCGCGGCCAACACTCGTTTTTTGGGAGTGATTCGAGTGATATCGTGGGTTGGTTTTGTGGCGCTATCGGTACATCTTGCATGGATATTTGGGAAACCCGCAAGAGAGCGGGCGCTCTTGCAGGACCTGCCGAGCATACAACGGCTCATTCCAGAAGGAGAGAAAGTAGCCGTTTGTACCTCATTGATGAATAATTTGCACACGCATACCTATTTGCAACGCTTTCACCATTTGGAGTTGTCGCGGGACTTTTCCACTTGCAGATTTGCGTTGACAGAGCCTCGTTGCGATGCCGAAATGCGGGAGACATTGCGGCAAAATGGTTTTGTGAGCGCCGACACAAGCACAGCGCCGACACAAGTGCATTTTATTTACCTGAAAAAATATACTTCGCGCCGTTAG
- a CDS encoding MoxR family ATPase, with protein MHQNRETEASGRNVQAEGAFIESLIAATSKVIVGQEGMIERLLVGLLTKGHILLEGLPGLAKTLAIKTLAQAVDASFRRIQFTPDLLPADVIGTQIYNPSKGEFAVRKGPIFANFVLADEINRAPAKVQSALLEAMQERQVTIGSETFRLDEPFLVLATQNPIEQEGTYPLPEAQVDRFLLKVKIGYPSQEEERGIIRRFLNEEETPVKKVVSIQTLLHAREAVKQVYLSEKIEQYILDIVFATRTPAQFGLPALAPLITYGASPRASLSLARAARAMAFLDHRNYVAPDDVRAICPDVLRHRIGLTYEAQAENITQEDIIGKILGTVVIP; from the coding sequence ATGCATCAAAACAGGGAGACAGAAGCATCAGGCAGAAATGTGCAGGCCGAAGGTGCTTTCATCGAATCGCTCATAGCCGCCACCTCCAAAGTGATTGTGGGGCAAGAGGGCATGATAGAGCGGCTGCTTGTCGGCCTGCTCACCAAGGGACACATTCTGCTCGAAGGGCTACCCGGATTGGCGAAGACATTGGCCATCAAAACATTGGCTCAAGCGGTGGATGCCTCTTTCAGGCGCATCCAATTCACGCCCGACCTGCTGCCCGCCGACGTGATTGGCACCCAAATTTACAACCCCTCGAAGGGCGAGTTCGCAGTGCGCAAGGGGCCGATTTTTGCCAACTTTGTATTGGCCGACGAAATCAACCGCGCCCCTGCCAAGGTGCAAAGCGCACTGCTCGAAGCCATGCAAGAGCGTCAAGTCACCATTGGCAGCGAGACATTTAGGCTCGACGAGCCGTTCCTCGTGTTGGCCACCCAAAACCCCATCGAGCAAGAAGGCACTTATCCATTGCCAGAGGCACAAGTGGACCGTTTTTTATTAAAGGTAAAAATCGGGTACCCGAGTCAGGAGGAAGAGCGCGGCATCATTCGTCGTTTTCTAAATGAAGAGGAAACCCCAGTGAAAAAGGTGGTGTCTATTCAAACCTTGCTTCATGCACGCGAAGCAGTCAAGCAGGTGTATCTGAGCGAAAAAATAGAACAGTATATTCTCGACATCGTATTTGCCACTCGCACCCCCGCGCAATTTGGCCTGCCAGCGTTGGCGCCTCTCATCACTTATGGCGCTTCGCCGCGTGCCAGTCTTTCCCTTGCAAGGGCGGCTCGAGCGATGGCTTTTCTCGACCACCGCAACTACGTCGCGCCTGACGACGTGCGCGCCATTTGTCCCGACGTGTTGCGTCACCGCATTGGACTTACATACGAGGCACAGGCGGAAAACATTACACAAGAGGACATTATTGGAAAAATTCTGGGAACCGTGGTAATACCTTGA
- a CDS encoding DUF58 domain-containing protein: protein MDTSELLKKVRKIEIKARGLSSHLFTGGYHSAFKGRGMSFSEVRAYQPGDDVRAIDWNVTARTGEAFVKVFEEERENVVMLLVDISGSAVFGSHTQFKEEYLTELCAVLAFSAIANNDKVGVMLFSDHIELFIPPHKGKQHILRIIREILSARPTGRGTNIAAALQFIHNALQKRSVCFILSDFLDEQYEKALRVLARQHDCIGIHVWDALERNLPDVGVLRVADAETGEQTWVDTTSYRLRRQYAQSFDAHLAATQVCFRQAGADFLSLSTNQPYTQALLQFFSRRSRVVAHG, encoded by the coding sequence ATGGATACTTCCGAACTGCTCAAAAAAGTGCGCAAAATCGAAATCAAGGCCAGAGGGCTTAGCAGTCACCTGTTCACGGGCGGCTATCACAGCGCTTTCAAAGGGCGTGGAATGTCGTTCAGTGAGGTGAGAGCCTATCAACCCGGCGACGACGTGCGGGCGATTGACTGGAATGTGACGGCGCGGACGGGGGAGGCATTTGTCAAGGTGTTTGAAGAGGAGCGCGAGAATGTGGTCATGTTGCTCGTGGACATCAGTGGTTCGGCGGTGTTTGGCAGTCACACCCAGTTCAAGGAAGAATATCTGACCGAGTTGTGTGCGGTTTTGGCTTTTTCCGCCATTGCCAACAACGACAAGGTAGGCGTGATGCTTTTTTCCGACCATATCGAGCTGTTCATCCCGCCGCACAAAGGCAAGCAACACATCCTGCGCATCATCCGCGAAATACTCAGCGCCCGCCCCACAGGGCGCGGCACGAACATAGCGGCGGCTTTGCAATTCATCCACAATGCGCTCCAAAAACGCAGCGTGTGCTTTATTCTTTCCGACTTTTTGGATGAACAGTACGAAAAAGCACTTCGAGTTTTGGCTCGCCAGCACGATTGCATAGGCATCCATGTGTGGGATGCGTTGGAGCGCAATCTGCCCGATGTGGGCGTGTTGCGAGTGGCGGATGCCGAAACGGGCGAGCAAACTTGGGTGGACACCACCAGCTATCGCCTTCGTCGCCAATACGCGCAGTCTTTCGATGCGCATCTGGCAGCCACGCAAGTTTGCTTCAGGCAAGCCGGGGCCGATTTCCTAAGTCTCAGCACCAACCAACCTTACACACAGGCCTTGTTGCAGTTTTTTTCCCGACGCTCGAGGGTGGTGGCGCATGGGTGA
- the bamA gene encoding outer membrane protein assembly factor BamA: protein MKLHTIGFWLLFFAPMAIKAQTTDTLPPIVSYEKPVEYEIGGIRVTGAQFADAGAIIAISGFRVGDKLRVPGAPFAKAVQSLWNLKLFTDVQIFQERTVGDKIFLEIAVKELPRYTRHSFVGVKKNKHDDLNGIINKYLQKGAILTDNVKASLINALKQHFVDKGYMDTKVTINQYPDERTVNSTRLEFVIDRGKRLKIKEIRFAGNENVKSKTLRKKMKETAEKRRIFKKSKHVRELYEEDKHKIEEYYNTLGFRDARIVDDSLWRNRKGELMIHIQIEEGRRYFFRNIVWKGNTIYDSKYLAQVLGIEKGDVYNQELLETRLSFSQDGRDISSLYLDNGYLFFRVDPVETAIENDSIDLELRIFEGPQATIDRVVIKGNDRTHEHVIRRELYTRPGDKFSRADIIRSQREIVNLGYFNPESLGINTPVNPERGTVDIEYTVEEKPSDQLELSAGYQPSTQFSRGGVIGTLGVTFNNFSLRNLRNKSAWNPLPQGDGQRLSLRGQTAGDRYQSYNISFTEPWLGGKKPNSLTVAGFYNRFTSGFAGTDNYSELKISQLTVGFGTRLKWPDDNFIFRTDLELQRLNINRFGGFVDELGRQISLGIYNNFSANVTIARNSVNDPIFPRNGSLISLKMQMTPPYSLFKSKSFYETDNLQELYRYIEYLKWRVDADWYTTIVGKLVLRTSAKIGILGRWSNKTLLSPFERFELGGDGLSNQNFGLNGRDIISLRGYGTEDIMPPFPGGAGVFSKYTVELRYPISLNPSSTIFVTTFAQGGNAWARVSDYNPFDVRRSVGMGLRVFLPMFGTLGFDYGIGFDKPNPINAGSRKLSDFARFNIVLGFEPD, encoded by the coding sequence ATGAAATTACATACAATCGGCTTTTGGCTGTTGTTCTTTGCCCCAATGGCTATCAAGGCCCAAACCACCGACACCCTCCCACCCATCGTTTCCTACGAGAAACCCGTCGAATATGAAATCGGGGGCATTCGCGTCACGGGTGCTCAATTCGCAGATGCGGGCGCCATCATTGCCATTTCGGGGTTCAGGGTAGGCGACAAGCTCCGCGTGCCCGGCGCGCCATTTGCCAAAGCGGTGCAATCCCTCTGGAACTTAAAGCTGTTCACGGATGTGCAGATTTTTCAGGAGCGCACCGTCGGCGACAAGATTTTTCTTGAAATCGCCGTGAAAGAACTGCCGCGTTATACCCGGCACTCATTTGTGGGGGTGAAAAAAAACAAGCACGACGACCTGAACGGCATCATCAACAAGTATTTGCAAAAGGGCGCCATTCTCACCGACAACGTGAAAGCCTCGCTCATCAATGCCCTTAAACAGCATTTTGTGGACAAAGGATACATGGACACCAAAGTGACCATCAATCAATATCCCGACGAAAGGACGGTGAACTCCACGCGCCTCGAGTTTGTGATAGACCGGGGCAAAAGGCTCAAAATCAAAGAAATTCGTTTTGCTGGCAATGAAAACGTGAAGTCAAAGACCCTGCGCAAAAAAATGAAGGAGACGGCGGAAAAGCGCCGCATTTTCAAAAAATCGAAACACGTCAGGGAACTCTACGAAGAGGACAAGCACAAAATCGAGGAATACTACAACACGCTGGGATTCCGCGATGCCCGCATCGTGGACGACAGCCTCTGGCGCAACCGCAAAGGCGAGCTCATGATTCACATCCAAATCGAGGAAGGGCGGCGATATTTCTTCCGCAACATCGTGTGGAAAGGCAATACGATTTACGACTCCAAATACCTCGCTCAGGTGCTTGGCATCGAAAAAGGCGATGTCTATAATCAGGAACTGCTCGAAACCCGCCTCTCATTCAGCCAAGACGGACGCGATATCTCCTCCCTCTATCTCGACAATGGATATCTGTTTTTCCGCGTTGACCCCGTGGAAACGGCCATCGAAAACGACTCCATTGACCTTGAGCTCCGCATCTTCGAAGGCCCGCAAGCCACCATCGACCGCGTGGTCATAAAAGGCAACGACCGCACGCACGAGCATGTGATTCGCCGCGAACTTTACACCCGACCGGGCGACAAATTTAGCCGCGCCGACATCATCCGCTCACAACGCGAAATCGTCAACCTCGGTTACTTCAACCCCGAATCGCTCGGCATCAACACCCCCGTTAACCCCGAGCGCGGCACAGTGGATATCGAATACACCGTAGAAGAAAAGCCTTCCGACCAGCTTGAACTATCCGCCGGCTATCAACCCTCCACACAGTTTAGCAGGGGAGGGGTCATCGGAACGCTCGGCGTCACTTTCAACAACTTCTCCCTGCGCAACTTGCGCAACAAATCCGCGTGGAACCCACTACCACAAGGCGACGGCCAGCGTCTCAGCTTGCGCGGCCAGACCGCTGGCGACCGCTATCAGTCCTACAATATCTCTTTCACAGAGCCCTGGCTCGGCGGCAAAAAACCCAACTCGCTCACCGTGGCGGGCTTCTACAACCGTTTCACAAGCGGTTTCGCTGGCACCGACAATTACTCCGAGCTAAAAATCAGCCAGCTGACCGTCGGCTTCGGCACACGCCTCAAATGGCCGGATGACAACTTCATCTTCCGCACTGACCTCGAGCTCCAGCGACTCAACATCAACCGCTTCGGGGGATTTGTGGACGAACTGGGACGCCAAATCTCGCTTGGCATTTACAACAACTTCAGCGCCAACGTCACGATCGCACGCAACAGCGTGAACGACCCGATTTTCCCGCGCAACGGTTCGTTGATTTCGCTAAAAATGCAAATGACCCCGCCCTACTCCCTGTTCAAGAGCAAATCTTTCTACGAAACCGATAACCTTCAAGAACTCTACCGCTACATAGAATATCTCAAATGGCGCGTGGACGCGGATTGGTACACAACAATAGTCGGTAAATTGGTGCTGCGGACATCTGCCAAGATAGGCATTCTGGGCCGCTGGTCGAATAAGACCCTGCTCAGCCCCTTCGAACGATTCGAGCTAGGGGGCGACGGCCTTAGCAACCAGAACTTCGGCCTCAATGGCCGAGACATCATCAGCTTGCGCGGCTACGGCACCGAAGATATCATGCCGCCTTTCCCGGGTGGCGCGGGAGTGTTCAGCAAATACACCGTGGAACTGCGCTACCCGATATCGCTCAACCCATCCAGTACGATTTTCGTCACCACATTTGCTCAAGGTGGCAACGCATGGGCACGGGTGAGCGACTACAATCCTTTTGATGTGCGGCGCTCGGTGGGCATGGGCCTTCGCGTGTTCCTGCCCATGTTTGGCACACTCGGCTTCGACTATGGTATCGGCTTTGACAAGCCCAACCCTATCAACGCCGGGAGCCGCAAGCTGTCGGATTTCGCCCGCTTCAACATCGTGCTTGGCTTTGAGCCAGATTGA
- a CDS encoding peptidylprolyl isomerase, translating into MLALLAPILAHTQDNRAVIDQVVANVGGEIILLSDVQEQVAYAKQQEKDLPDEYKCLALQQIIIQKLLVNQAKIDSISVKDEEVENQLNARIDRLLVYFNQDEKAIEEYYGQNVNQIKDQMRNDMRSQMLAERMQSKITGKATITPSEVQRFFNNIPKDSLPYFNAEVEIRELVYKPVVSAAEREKAQKLIGELRTRITEGGESFPELAKKYSADPGSGANGGDLGFQKRGTFVPEFEAAAYKLEVGQISPIVETEFGFHIIQLLERRGNLIHCRHILIRPEITDDDMEAARAKLDSVQRSIKNGEMTFSEAVKRFGDKNQASFNNDGRVANPRSGNTFFEVADLETDVFFAIDGLAVGDISEPFPFRAMDGTRYYRLVLLESRSKPHKADLKLDYGKIQQAALEQRKAEFTEKWVLEQLRRTYLALNPLFQDCSNLQEMLAQQRP; encoded by the coding sequence ATGCTCGCGCTGCTCGCGCCTATTTTGGCTCACACACAAGATAACAGGGCTGTCATTGACCAAGTGGTGGCCAATGTGGGCGGCGAAATCATCCTGCTTAGCGATGTGCAAGAGCAAGTTGCCTACGCCAAGCAACAAGAAAAAGACCTGCCTGACGAGTACAAGTGCCTTGCCCTGCAACAAATCATCATTCAAAAATTGTTGGTCAATCAAGCCAAGATTGACTCCATAAGCGTCAAGGACGAAGAGGTGGAAAACCAACTCAACGCCCGCATTGACCGCCTGCTGGTCTATTTCAATCAAGACGAAAAGGCCATTGAGGAATACTACGGGCAAAACGTGAATCAGATAAAAGACCAGATGCGCAACGATATGCGCAGCCAGATGCTGGCCGAGCGGATGCAGTCGAAAATCACGGGCAAGGCCACCATCACCCCCTCGGAGGTGCAGCGTTTTTTCAACAACATCCCCAAGGATTCGCTGCCCTATTTCAATGCGGAGGTGGAAATTCGAGAGTTGGTTTACAAGCCAGTGGTGAGTGCGGCAGAACGCGAAAAAGCCCAAAAACTTATCGGCGAACTCCGAACGCGCATCACAGAAGGTGGCGAAAGCTTCCCGGAACTCGCCAAAAAATATAGCGCCGACCCCGGCAGCGGCGCCAACGGTGGCGACCTCGGCTTTCAAAAACGCGGCACCTTCGTGCCCGAATTCGAAGCGGCCGCCTACAAGCTGGAGGTCGGCCAAATAAGCCCCATCGTGGAAACCGAGTTCGGCTTTCACATCATCCAGCTGCTCGAACGCCGAGGCAACCTCATCCACTGCCGCCACATTTTGATAAGACCCGAAATCACCGACGACGACATGGAAGCCGCTCGTGCCAAACTCGACTCGGTGCAACGGTCCATCAAAAATGGTGAAATGACTTTTAGCGAAGCCGTGAAGCGGTTTGGCGACAAAAATCAAGCAAGCTTCAACAACGACGGTCGCGTGGCCAACCCCCGCTCCGGCAACACCTTCTTTGAAGTCGCCGACTTGGAGACGGATGTCTTTTTTGCCATAGACGGATTGGCTGTGGGCGATATCTCCGAGCCCTTTCCTTTCCGCGCCATGGATGGCACCCGCTACTATCGCCTCGTCCTGCTGGAGAGCCGTTCAAAGCCTCACAAAGCGGACCTTAAACTTGACTATGGCAAAATTCAACAAGCTGCATTGGAGCAGCGCAAAGCGGAATTCACTGAAAAATGGGTGCTGGAACAATTGCGCCGCACCTACCTCGCCTTGAACCCGCTCTTCCAAGACTGCTCCAACTTGCAGGAAATGTTGGCACAACAAAGACCCTAA
- a CDS encoding glycogen/starch synthase yields MEKKRLLLITQEMEPYTEGSEVSAAVARLPKFLQDNGYELRILMPRYGVVNERRHRLHEVVRLSGMNIIVDDDDYPLIIKVASLPNSRLQVYFLDNEDFFKRKHVFEDENGHPFEDNPDRAAFFCKGAIETVKKFGWSPDIVLCEGWMTSLLPLYLRTAYKTEPIFANSHIVYAAYDTPREREGGERFFQKVAINNISKKDLIPFQDGDGLSMHKGAAMYSDAIIIGSETLDTSVDYLSVAQDKPVLSWKSGEEMPSAYLEFFKSLTEAEVAQ; encoded by the coding sequence ATGGAAAAGAAGCGTTTGCTCCTCATCACCCAAGAAATGGAACCCTACACGGAAGGCTCAGAAGTGTCGGCAGCGGTAGCAAGGCTGCCGAAATTTTTGCAAGACAACGGGTACGAATTGCGGATTTTGATGCCTCGCTATGGCGTAGTGAACGAACGCCGCCACCGCCTTCACGAAGTCGTCCGCCTCTCAGGAATGAACATCATTGTGGACGACGACGATTACCCACTCATCATCAAGGTAGCTTCACTCCCCAACTCGCGGCTACAGGTTTACTTTCTCGACAACGAAGATTTTTTCAAACGCAAGCATGTGTTTGAAGATGAGAACGGACACCCATTTGAAGACAACCCTGACCGAGCAGCGTTTTTTTGCAAAGGTGCCATCGAGACGGTGAAGAAATTCGGTTGGTCGCCAGACATCGTGTTGTGCGAAGGTTGGATGACGAGCCTGCTGCCGCTCTACCTGCGCACAGCTTACAAGACAGAGCCTATTTTTGCCAACTCCCACATCGTTTACGCCGCATACGACACACCGCGCGAACGCGAAGGCGGCGAGCGGTTTTTCCAAAAAGTGGCCATCAACAATATCTCGAAAAAAGACCTCATTCCATTTCAGGACGGTGACGGCCTCTCTATGCACAAAGGAGCAGCCATGTACTCAGATGCCATCATCATTGGCAGCGAAACGCTCGACACCAGCGTTGATTACCTGTCGGTCGCCCAAGACAAACCTGTGCTCAGTTGGAAAAGCGGTGAGGAAATGCCATCTGCATATCTCGAGTTTTTCAAAAGCCTGACAGAGGCCGAGGTCGCTCAATAA
- a CDS encoding DUF4270 family protein, with protein MKQKLPVFTALTLLVATIWSACTKPSPFGSELLLDELASYEFTDTLTVVCSVEFEEDSLLTSDAGSTSSAFLCGELDDPFFGKSRSEIYTLVRPSLPYPNFRPGEQELDSVVLHIRYASANFYGDSLQAQTLRVFRLDEVLNSTGNYYAQSTIPATTEIGRVENFFPQPNTADSLFDASTRAPFLRVPLSLDFGKEIFNMDSTTIQNDSLFYQALRGLKITASSNATPGAMLAFNLNNITYSRLSLYYRNTGDTIVRRYDFFFAGTNKFTHFEHNYEGSPAGQQIGQESGEHLYLQAMQGLRVKVQFPTINQLGKIAVNKAQLVLTRASLPDDLSVLMPAEQLLLTENQGDTSFVLISDVLYSVGPAFNLGFDRFGGMPKKENINGTLVERYRLTLSDRLQDMVNDASGDINKKTLYLNITPQGRVAQRVVLRGPKNAELPAKLELKYTRVQ; from the coding sequence ATGAAACAAAAATTGCCGGTCTTCACCGCGCTAACTCTGCTGGTCGCCACCATCTGGTCGGCCTGCACCAAGCCCTCTCCTTTTGGCTCCGAATTGCTTCTCGACGAACTGGCAAGCTATGAATTCACCGACACCCTGACCGTCGTTTGCAGTGTTGAGTTTGAGGAAGACAGTTTGTTGACATCCGATGCTGGCTCCACCTCTAGCGCATTTTTGTGTGGCGAACTGGACGACCCCTTTTTTGGCAAATCCCGCTCGGAGATATACACTTTGGTGCGGCCGTCGCTGCCTTATCCGAACTTTAGACCCGGCGAGCAAGAGCTCGACTCTGTGGTGCTTCACATACGCTACGCATCAGCCAACTTCTACGGTGACTCATTGCAGGCACAGACGCTCCGCGTTTTCCGGTTGGATGAAGTGCTCAACAGCACTGGCAACTACTACGCACAAAGTACCATACCTGCCACCACCGAAATTGGCCGGGTGGAAAACTTCTTTCCTCAGCCCAACACCGCTGATAGCCTGTTCGATGCCAGCACTCGGGCACCTTTTCTGCGCGTTCCGCTCAGCCTTGATTTCGGGAAAGAAATTTTCAACATGGACTCAACCACCATACAAAATGATAGCTTGTTTTATCAAGCACTTCGCGGCCTCAAAATAACAGCATCCTCCAACGCCACGCCGGGTGCCATGCTCGCATTCAACCTGAACAACATCACCTACAGTCGTCTCAGCCTCTATTATCGCAATACGGGTGATACAATCGTCCGCCGATACGACTTCTTCTTTGCTGGCACCAACAAATTCACCCACTTCGAGCACAACTACGAAGGGTCGCCCGCAGGGCAGCAAATCGGCCAAGAATCTGGCGAGCATCTCTACCTACAAGCCATGCAGGGGCTGCGCGTGAAAGTACAGTTCCCGACCATCAACCAACTCGGGAAAATCGCCGTCAATAAGGCTCAGCTGGTACTGACAAGAGCCTCGCTGCCAGATGATTTGTCCGTGCTAATGCCTGCCGAGCAACTGTTGCTCACCGAAAATCAAGGCGACACATCATTTGTGCTCATCAGCGACGTGCTGTATTCCGTTGGCCCCGCCTTCAATCTGGGTTTCGATCGTTTTGGGGGTATGCCCAAAAAAGAGAACATAAACGGCACGTTAGTTGAAAGGTATAGATTGACCCTTTCCGACAGGCTGCAAGACATGGTGAACGATGCGTCCGGCGACATCAATAAAAAAACACTGTACCTCAACATCACGCCGCAGGGGCGCGTGGCGCAGCGAGTGGTGTTGCGCGGGCCGAAGAACGCCGAATTGCCAGCCAAACTGGAACTGAAATATACGCGGGTGCAATAA